The Porphyromonas sp. oral taxon 275 DNA window CGAGTTCGAGCCTCGCCTACCGCTCTGATGGAGGGGTACCTTTCTCATGAGAGGTATCCCTCTTTGCTGTCACTACACAAGTACAGATTACACGCCTATGCTCGGTTTACCTCTACTGGCTGCAGCTAGCGAAGGCATCTTTGCTAAGCTGGTACACGAACTAAGCCTCTTCGATCTTGACCAGCTCTACAAGAGCTTCCTTACGCTCTTCGTCACGATAGATATCATCGGGGCTATCCCCATCATCCTCTCACTGAAGTCCAAGGGCAAGGTGTATAATGCCACGCAGGTCGGTGCCTACTCGGGACTCATTCTGCTGGTCTTCCTCTTCGTCGGGGAGCGCCTCTTGCAGTCCTTCGGAGCCGATATCTCGACCTTCGGCGTGGCGGGGGGGATCGTCCTCTTCGTGATGGCCGTGGAGATGATCTTCGGGCTCGAGATCTTCAAGAGTGAGGAGGATGACAATGGCAACTCCACCTTCGTGCCGCTGGTCTTTCCCCTCTTTGCAGGCGCTGCCTCCTTCACCACGCTCCTCACGCTGCGCTCGGATGGGATGGCGATGATCAACCTCGCGCTGAGCATCGTCGTCAATATGATCCTCGTCTACCTCGTCCTCCGCTACGTCTCTATCCTAGACCGTCTGCTCGGGGCCAACGGGGTGTACATCCTGCGCAAATTCTTTGGGGTCGTGCTCCTGGCTATATCGGTGAAGTTCATCACCAAGAACCTCATAGACGTCATCGCCATGGTGCAGCACGGTGTGGCTGCGCTGGGCGCTCAGTAGCTGATACTACGTATACATTATATATATGAAGCATGGATTCATCAAGGTAGCAGCGGCGGTACCCTTCGTCCGCGTCGCTGACTGCCAGTACAACATAGAGCATATCGAGGCGCAGGTGCGCCAGGCTGACGCTCAGGGAGTAGAGATCATGACCTTCCCCGAGCTCTGCATCACGGGCTACACCTGTGGGGACCTCTTCCTCAAGCCCTTCTTGATCCGCCAGGCGCAGGAGTCGCTCCTCGAGCTGGCGCATCGTACGGCGGATACCGAGGTGCTCTTCATCGTCGGGATGCCTATACTCATCGAGTCGCAGCTCTTCAATGCGGCCGTCGCCCTACAGGGGGGGCGCATCCTCGGCGCCATACCCAAGACCTACCTGCCGAACTATCGCGAGTTCCAGGAGGCACGCTGGTTCTCGCCTGCCAAGGACCTGCAGCTAGCGACCATACAGATAGGGGAGCAGCAGGTGCCCATAGGCTATAATGTCCTCTTCCGCTCGGGTGGGGTGGCCATCGGCATCGAGATCTGCGAGGATATGTGGACGCCCTACACCCCTGGGACGCGCCTCACGCTCTACGGCGCACAGATCATCTTCAACCTCTCGGCGAGCAATGAACTGGTGGGGAAGAACACCTATCTACGTAGCCTCATCAGCGGCCTCTCCTCGCAGAACCTCTGTGGCTATGTCTACGCCTCCTGCGGCTATGGCGAGAGCAGCACCGACACCGTGCTCACGGGCAAGGCCTTCATCGCCGAGGTCGGTAAGCTGCTGGTGGAGATGCCCCGCTTCGTCTACGAGGAGCGCATGATCATCAGTGATATCGATATCAGCCGCATTGACTACGACCGCATGAGTAGCAATAGCTTCAACGCCTCGGTGGCAGACCATACGGAGCGCGGGCTGCTGACGGAGA harbors:
- a CDS encoding MarC family protein — protein: MLGLPLLAAASEGIFAKLVHELSLFDLDQLYKSFLTLFVTIDIIGAIPIILSLKSKGKVYNATQVGAYSGLILLVFLFVGERLLQSFGADISTFGVAGGIVLFVMAVEMIFGLEIFKSEEDDNGNSTFVPLVFPLFAGAASFTTLLTLRSDGMAMINLALSIVVNMILVYLVLRYVSILDRLLGANGVYILRKFFGVVLLAISVKFITKNLIDVIAMVQHGVAALGAQ